A window from Salminus brasiliensis chromosome 7, fSalBra1.hap2, whole genome shotgun sequence encodes these proteins:
- the lrrc8c gene encoding volume-regulated anion channel subunit LRRC8C has product MIPVTEFRQFSEQQPAFRVLKPWWDVFAEYLSVVMLMIGVFGCTLQVMQDKIICLPLRTPAPNQTVPLPNHTEPSSPVSPVPVFHEMKGLKTNLDLQQYSFVNQMCYEKALHWYAKYFPYLVLIHTLVFMVCSNFWFKFPGSSSKIEHFISILGKCFDSPWTTRALSEVSGENPEEKDHKKNSTSTSRLNLESTTGEGNLEKTPSLRSIPEKIVVDKPTASVLDKKEGEQAKALFEKVKKFRLHVEEGDLLYLMYVRQTVLKVFKFILIVVYNSILVSKVKITVRCKVMDIEDMIGYSNFSCNHTMAHLFSKLCYCYLCFVIVYGLTCLYTSYWLFYRSLKEYSFEYVRQETGIDDIPDVKNDFAFMLHMIDQYDPLYSKRFAVFLSEVSENKLKQLNLNHEWTVDKLRQRLLTNANDRLELQLFMLSGLPDTVFEVTELQSLKLEIINNITIPAAVSQLEDLQELSLHQCSLKIHQTALAFLKENLKVLRVKFDDGRELPLWLYSLRTLEELHLTGSLSPDASKNITLDSLRELKSLKTLTLKSNLTKIPQSIVDVSSHLQRLYVHNDGTKLVMLNNLKKMVHLTELELVHCDLERIPHAIFSLTHLQELDLKENNLRSIEEIISFQHLRKLTCLKLWHNGITHIPEHIKKLGSLERLYFSHNKIEILPSHLFLCNKLRYLDLSYNDIRFIPPEIGVLQSLQYFSVSCNKLENIPDELYFCKKLKTLKLGRNTLSLLSPKISFLVSLTHLELKGNHFEALPAELGCCRALKRAGLVVEDALFDTLPSDVRDQMKAE; this is encoded by the exons ATGATTCCAGTGACAGAATTCCGTCAGTTCTCGGAACAGCAGCCGGCTTTCCGGGTCCTCAAGCCATGGTGGGACGTCTTCGCAGAATACCTCTCCGTGGTCATGCTCATGATTGGCGTGTTTGGATGTACCCTGCAG GTAATGCAGGACAAAATCATATGTCTTCCCCTACGGACACCTGCCCCAAACCAAACGGTGCCTTTGCCAAACCACACGGAGCCCTCCTCACCCGTTTCTCCAGTGCCTGTGTTCCACGAGATGAAGGGCCTAAAAACCAACCTGGATCTGCAACAATACAGCTTCGTAAACCAAATGTGCTATGAAAAGGCTCTGCACTGGTATGCCAAGTACTTCCCCTACCTGGTGCTCATACACACCCTTGTGTTCATGGTGTGCAGCAATTTCTGGTTCAAATTTCCAGGCTCGAGCTCGAAAATCGAGCACTTTATTTCCATCCTGGGCAAATGTTTTGATTCCCCCTGGACTACGAGAGCCCTGTCTGAGGTATCGGGAGAGAATCCAGAGGAGAAAGACCACAAAAAGAACAGTACGAGTACGAGTAGATTAAACCTTGAAAGCACCACCGGCGAGGGCAACCTGGAGAAGACGCCGTCGCTCCGATCTATCCCTGAAAAGATTGTTGTGGACAAGCCAACGGCCAGTGTACTTGACAAGAAGGAAGGAGAGCAGGCCAAAGCGCTGTTTGAGAAGGTCAAAAAGTTCCGGCTTCACGTGGAGGAAGGGGATCTGTTGTATCTCATGTATGTTCGTCAGACTGTGCTCAAGGTGTTCAAATTTATTCTCATCGTTGTGTACAACAGTATCCTGGTGTCTAAGGTTAAGATCACGGTCAGATGTAAAGTGATGGATATAGAGGATATGATAGGCTACAGTAATTTTTCTTGCAATCACACCATGGCCCATCTCTTCTCCAAGCTCTGCTACTGTTATTTGTGTTTTGTGATTGTCTACGGATTAACATGCCTTTacacgtcttattggctgttctACCGTTCCCTGAAGGAGTACTCTTTTGAATATGTGAGGCAGGAAACTGGAATTGATGACATCCCAGATGTGAAAAACGATTTTGCCTTCATGTTGCACATGATTGACCAGTATGATCCACTGTACTCCAAGAGGTTTGCCGTATTTCTCTCTGAGGTAAGCGAGAACAAGCTCAAACAGCTGAATCTGAACCATGAGTGGACAGTGGATAAGCTTCGCCAGAGGTTGCTAACCAATGCCAATGACCGTCTGGAGCTTCAGCTCTTCATGCTCTCAGGGCTTCCAGACACGGTCTTTGAGGTGACTGAGCTACAGTCTTTGAAACTGgagattattaataatatcaccATCCCTGCTGCTGTTTCCCAGCTGGAGGATCTTCAGGAGCTTTCTCTGCACCAGTgctccctcaaaatccaccagACGGCCCTTGCTTTCCTGAAGGAGAACCTTAAGGTTTTGCGCGTGAAGTTTGATGATGGCCGCGAGCTGCCTCTGTGGCTCTACAGCCTTCGGACCTTGGAAGAACTCCACCTGACTGGCTCTCTGAGTCCTGATGCATCAAAGAACATAACCCTGGACTCTTTAAGGGAGCTCAAGTCCCTCAAGACCTTGACGCTCAAAAGCAACTTGACCAAGATCCCCCAGTCTATCGTGGACGTGTCCAGCCACCTGCAGCGCCTGTATGTGCACAATGATGGCACCAAGCTGGTTATGCTGAACAACCTCAAGAAAATGGTGCATCTTACAGAGCTCGAGCTGGTGCATTGTGATCTGGAACGCATTCCACATGCTATCTTCAGTCTAACCCACCTGCAGGAGCTGGATCTTAAGGAGAACAACCTGCGCTCCATTGAGGAGATCATCAGTTTCCAGCACCTTCGGAAGCTCACATGCCTCAAGCTGTGGCACAATGGGATCACCCACATCCCCGAGCACATCAAGAAGCTGGGTAGTCTGGAGCGCCTCTATTTCAGCCACAACAAGATCGAGATTTTGCCCTCACACCTGTTCCTCTGCAACAAGCTGCGCTATCTTGATCTGTCCTACAACGACATCCGCTTCATTCCCCCAGAGATCGGAGTTCTCCAGAGCCTTCAGTACTTCTCGGTCTCGTGCAACAAACTTGAGAACATCCCGGATGAACTGTACTTCTGCAAGAAGCTGAAAACCCTCAAGCTTGGGAGGAACACACTTTCTCTGCTCTCACCAAAGATTTCCTTTCTGGTTTCGTTGACTCATTTGGAGTTAAAGGGCAATCATTTCGAGGCTTTGCCAGCCGAGCTGGGCTGTTGCCGCGCCTTGAAGCGCGCTGGCCTTGTGGTAGAGGATGCACTCTTTGACACTTTGCCTTCAGACGTCAGGGATCAGATGAAAGCTGAGTGA